Sequence from the Candidatus Binataceae bacterium genome:
AACGCGAATGTGCTGGCTTCGCCCGGCCGAATTTACGACTCCCACCGGATGCTGCTGACGGTGCTATCGACCGATCTTCATCGCGCCGATCAGATCGCATCGGTGCCGATCGCTGCCGTCGGCGGCCAGCCGATACGAGTGCGGGATATCGGCAGCGTCGAGATGGGAATCGAAGAGGATTTCATCCGCACATCGAGCGAGCATGGCGCCGCGGTGCTGGTCGGGATTTCGCGGCGGCCCGAGGGCGGAACCGTACAGATCGCAAAGCAGGCCCACGCGATCATCGACGAGTTCAGTCATCGCTATCCGGATGTCAACTTCTCGATCTCTTACGACCAATCGGCGCTCGTCACCGAATCGTTCGAAAGCGTTCGCGACGCGATCGCACTCGGCCTCGTGCTGGCAGTGGCGGTCGTATTGCTCTTCACCATGAGCCCGCTCAACGCAGTGATCGCCGCGATCGTCGTGCCGTGCACGGTCGCGATCACGTTCGTCGTGTTGGCCGCGGCCAAGCTCACGTTCAATATGATGACGCTGGGCGGTATGGCCGCGGGGATCGGGCTTTTCATCGACGATGCGATCGTGATGATCGAAGCGATTCATCGCGCGCGTGCCAACGGCGAGCCGACCGACGCGGCGATCGGGTCGTCGCTCAATCATCTCGGCCGGCCGCTGTTTGCCTCGACGATGACGGTGATCATCGTCTTCGCGCCACTGGTCTTTATCTCCGGCGTTACCGGGACGTTCTTCCGCGCGCTTGCCGCCACGCTCGGCAGCGGCCTGGCGATCTCGCTGTTGCTCGCGCTCTATTTCACGCCCGCCCTCGAGATCAGCCTCGAACGCTTGCGCGGCGCGCCGCGGGGCCCCGGTTCCGTATTCCGGGTCCTCCAGCATCTTTACTCGGTGGCGATGCTGCCGTTTGCGAGTATCCCCTCGCTCGCGGTGATGGTGGCGCTTCTTTCGGTAGCCGGAGGATGGGCTATCTATCATCAGCTAGGCAGCGACTACCTGCCGCCGCTGGATGAGGGCGCGTTCGTGCTCGATTACGTAACGCCGCCGCAGAGCACGCTCAAGGACACGACCGCGCTGCTCGAAACCATAGAAGGAATTCTGCGCTCGACGCCGGAGGTGCAGAGTTATTCGCGGCGCACAGGCACCCAGCTCGGATTTTTCCTCACCGAGTCAAATCGTGGCGATATCTCGGTGCGGCTCAAGCCGGCCGCCAACCGCGCGCGCAGCATCGACCAGGTCATCGCCGAAGTCCGCGCGCGAATCCAACAATCGCTCCCTGGCGTCCAGGTCGAGTTTTCGCAGATGTTGCAGGACCTAATCGGCGACCTGTCGGGAGTTCCCGAGCCGATTGAAGTCAAAGTCTTCGGACCGAATTCCGACGTGATTCAATCGACGGCGCAGCAGGTCGCCGCAGCGTTGCGGCGGATTCACGGCGTCGTCGATGTGTTCAACGGAATCGTCATCAGCCTTCCGCTGCAGGAATTTCAAATCGACCAAACCGCGGCCGCGCGCTATGGCCTCACGGCCAAAGATATCCATCGCACGCTCGATACGGTGATCCAGGGCACGGTCGCGACCAGCGTCCTCAGCGGCGATCGGCTGCTCGACGTGCGCGTGCGATATCCCGAGGACTATCATCAGGACCTCGGCACGCTTTCCGAAGTGCTGCTCAAAACTCCGACCGGAGCGCGAGTTCCGCTCTCCGCTGTGACGTCATCGACGTTTGGCGGCGATCGCGCCGAGATCGATCGCGAGCGCGAGCGCCCGGTTCTCCATGTGACCGCGCGGCTCGAGGGCGTTGACCTTGGCAAAGGCGTGAACGAGGCGCGCCAGCGCCTGGCGACGCTGAAGCTGCCCGCGGACGTGACGCTCGAGTTCGGCGGCCTCTATGCGCAACAGCGCGAGGCGTTTCGCGAGCTGACGATCGTGCTGGTTAGCGCGATCCTTGCGATGTTCCTGATACTCGTCTGGGAGTTTGCGCGGCTGGGTCCCGCGATCGCGTGCATGGCAGGCGCCCTCTCTTGCCTCTTCGGCAGCTTGCTCGCGCTTTACCTGACTGGCACGACGCTCAACATTTCGTCATTCATGGGAATTATCATGGTGGTCGGGATCACCGCGAAGAACGGCATCTTGCTACTCGATCACGCAGAGCATGCGATGGCCGAAGGTGATGTGCCGCAGCAGGCGCTACTCGCGGCTGCGGCGGTACGATTGCGGCCGATTATCATGACGACGCTGGCGACAGCCGCAGGCCTTTTCCCGCTGGCGCTCGGATACGGCGCGGGAG
This genomic interval carries:
- a CDS encoding efflux RND transporter permease subunit translates to MKRQTSSLVILLVLALSGLGVILARKIPSAVFPEFTFHRAIILADSGNLPAEQMLATVTRPIEEAAYSVVGVSLVRSTTTRGSAEIDVTFSDNANASLTSQLLNSAVDEARARLPDGTTADTLLLTTGTFPILDVSLSSHTRNLAELTDIASFDLVPAIHRIDGTYRVEVVGGKNREFVVRIDPARMLQHSLAPNDIVDGLANANVLASPGRIYDSHRMLLTVLSTDLHRADQIASVPIAAVGGQPIRVRDIGSVEMGIEEDFIRTSSEHGAAVLVGISRRPEGGTVQIAKQAHAIIDEFSHRYPDVNFSISYDQSALVTESFESVRDAIALGLVLAVAVVLLFTMSPLNAVIAAIVVPCTVAITFVVLAAAKLTFNMMTLGGMAAGIGLFIDDAIVMIEAIHRARANGEPTDAAIGSSLNHLGRPLFASTMTVIIVFAPLVFISGVTGTFFRALAATLGSGLAISLLLALYFTPALEISLERLRGAPRGPGSVFRVLQHLYSVAMLPFASIPSLAVMVALLSVAGGWAIYHQLGSDYLPPLDEGAFVLDYVTPPQSTLKDTTALLETIEGILRSTPEVQSYSRRTGTQLGFFLTESNRGDISVRLKPAANRARSIDQVIAEVRARIQQSLPGVQVEFSQMLQDLIGDLSGVPEPIEVKVFGPNSDVIQSTAQQVAAALRRIHGVVDVFNGIVISLPLQEFQIDQTAAARYGLTAKDIHRTLDTVIQGTVATSVLSGDRLLDVRVRYPEDYHQDLGTLSEVLLKTPTGARVPLSAVTSSTFGGDRAEIDRERERPVLHVTARLEGVDLGKGVNEARQRLATLKLPADVTLEFGGLYAQQREAFRELTIVLVSAILAMFLILVWEFARLGPAIACMAGALSCLFGSLLALYLTGTTLNISSFMGIIMVVGITAKNGILLLDHAEHAMAEGDVPQQALLAAAAVRLRPIIMTTLATAAGLFPLALGYGAGAKVQQPLAIAVTGGLAFAMFMTIPIAGGIYLLTTGGPRRRDPTEFIQ